One genomic region from Lacerta agilis isolate rLacAgi1 chromosome 13, rLacAgi1.pri, whole genome shotgun sequence encodes:
- the LOC117056997 gene encoding olfactory receptor 5V1-like: MGGPALAYIHLNLPVLETITTLHDFQSFIHTLSSSQCVGNLRNQTSIHEFVLLGFSNHPELQIFFFLAFSIVYTVTLTGNLLIILVVMANSRLHKPMYFLLGHLSFIDLCYMTATVPQMLANFLREPKTISYAGCMVQIFSLISCVGSECILLAAMAYDRYVAICHPLLYTVIMNRKVCFQMVAGSWTGGFLNSLVHTLLTSTLSFCGPREIRHFMCDVPPLLELSCTDTALNNIVLHTASMFIGVSPCFFIIISYVFIALAILQIRSTEGRRKAFSTCTSHLAVVIMFFGTALFNYNRPSAGYSLDVDTLVSALYCIVTPMLNPIIYSLRNIHIPACFM; this comes from the exons atgggtgggccagccctggcctACATCCACCTGAACCTGCCAGT GTTAGAGACCATCACCACATTACATGACTTCCAAAGCTTCATTCATACTCTTTCTTCTTCCCAATGTGTAGGAAACCTCCGAAACCAAACCTCCATCCATGAATTCGTCCTCCTGGGATTCTCAAACCATCCCGAATtgcaaatatttttcttcttggcCTTCTCCATCGTTTACACGGTGACCTTGACAGGAAACCTCCTCATCATTCTGGTTGTCATGGCCAACAGCCGCCTCCACAAACCCATGTACTTCCTCCTCGGACACCTGTCCTTCATTGATCTTTGCTACATGACTGCCACTGTCCCCCAAATGCTGGCGAACTTCCTCCGAGAGCCCAAGACCATCTCCTACGCTGGATGCATGGTCCAAATCTTCTCCCTCATTTCTTGCGTTGGGTCAGAGTGCATCCTCCTAGCAGCTATGGCTTACGACCGATATGTAGCCATTTGCCACCCGCTGCTGTACACAGTCATCATGAATAGGAAAGTCTGCTTCCAAATGGTGGCTGGGTCGTGGACAGGGGGCTTCCTGAACTCCCTTGTACACACGCTCTTGACATCCACCCTGTCATTCTGTGGGCCGAGGGAGATCCGCCATTTTATGTGTGACGTCCCCCCGCTTTTGGAGTTGTCCTGCACGGATACAGCTCTGAATAATATTGTGCTCCACACAGCCAGCATGTTCATTGGGGTTAGCCCTtgcttcttcatcatcatctcctaCGTCTTCATCGCTTTGGCCATCCTTCAGATCCGTTCTACAGAGGGCAGGAGGAAAGCTTTCTCTACATGCACATCTCATCTTGCAGTGGTCATTATGTTCTTTGGGACTGCTCTCTTTAATTACAACCGGCCCAGTGCAGGCTATTCCTTAGATGTGGACACACTGGTCTCAGCCTTGTACTGCATCGTAACCCCCATGCTAAACCCCATTATATACAGCTTACggaat